A single Musa acuminata AAA Group cultivar baxijiao chromosome BXJ2-1, Cavendish_Baxijiao_AAA, whole genome shotgun sequence DNA region contains:
- the LOC103989304 gene encoding pollen receptor-like kinase 1: MADQATPWPLRPLLLPFPFPLPLPPLLLLLLLFLLLAPFQDAAADAARDADVLLKFKETLASGGGDVALHNWVAGSSPCRANVTQWAGLLCNLDGSVRGLQLENMSLSGALTTDVLVDLPALRTLSFKNNSFEGSIPDMSKLRALRSLYLSGNKFSGAIPDAMFLGMQWLKKVHLSRNAFTGRIPGSLVGAARLLELRLDDNQFEGHIPDFRQSGLWLVNVSYNNLEGPIPHRLAKMSPNWFEGNEDLCGAPLSDACGSPSTKLSAALIIAIISITISILLVVAALILIARRREKEEEAQTTQLPSSKSIKIEHLPADKPDHRPAHHGGGKKVPKEEQGKLIFVKEGAVKFDIQDLLRASAEVLGSGNFGSSYKAILLEGPAVVVKRFKEMNGVGREDFHEHMRRLGRLSHPNLLPLVAYYYRKEEKLLVTDYVFNGSLAHMLHGGHGSNLPPLDWPARLKIIKGVARGLAYLYEELPMLTVPHGHLKSSNVLLDSAFEPILSDYALVPVMNRTHASQIMVAFKSPECVQSGKPCKKSDVWSFGILMLEILTGKFPANYLRQGRVGTDLASWVNSVVREEWTGEVFDSNMKGTQGGEGEMLKLLHIALACSDTDADKRCELGEALAKIEDLKEYDDGHSLVVG, translated from the exons ATGGCCGACCAGGCCACGCCATGGCCTCTGCGGCCCCTGCtgctccccttccccttccccctccccctcccccccctcctcctcctcctcctcctcttcctcctcctcgcgcCGTTTCAGGACGCCGCCGCCGATGCGGCCCGCGACGCCGACGTGCTCCTCAAGTTCAAGGAGACGCTGGCCTCCGGCGGTGGCGACGTGGCGTTGCACAACTGGGTCGCGGGATCCAGCCCGTGCAGGGCGAACGTCACGCAGTGGGCCGGCCTGCTCTGCAACCTGGACGGCAGCGTGCGTGGGCTGCAGCTGGAGAACATGAGTCTGTCCGGCGCGCTGACCACCGACGTGCTCGTGGACCTGCCGGCCCTCCGCACCCTCAGCTTCAAGAACAACAGCTTCGAGGGGTCGATCCCGGACATGTCCAAGCTCCGCGCCTTGAGGTCCCTATACCTGTCCGGGAACAAGTTCTCCGGGGCGATACCGGACGCCATGTTCTTGGGGATGCAGTGGCTGAAGAAGGTGCACCTGTCTCGGAACGCATTCACCGGGCGCATCCCGGGCTCGCTGGTGGGGGCGGCCAGGCTGCTGGAGTTGAGGCTGGACGACAACCAATTCGAGGGCCACATTCCGGACTTCCGGCAATCGGGATTGTGGCTAGTGAACGTGTCGTACAACAACCTCGAGGGCCCGATCCCCCACCGGCTCGCCAAGATGAGCCCTAATTGGTTCGAGG GCAATGAAGATCTCTGCGGCGCACCTCTCAGCGACGCATGCGGGTCGCCTTCAACGAAGCTCTCGGCGGCGCTCATAATCGCCATCATATCGATAACCATCTCGATACTGCTAGTCGTTGCAGCGCTGATCCTTATCGCGCGGCgccgggagaaggaagaagaagcacaAACAACCCAACTCCCGTCCAGTAAATCCATAAAGATCGAGCACCTGCCGGCAGACAAGCCGGATCATCGCCCAGCGCACCACGGCGGAGGGAAGAAGGTGCCCAAGGAGGAGCAGGGCAAGTTGATATTCGTGAAGGAAGGCGCGGTGAAGTTTGACATCCAAGACCTGCTCAGGGCGTCGGCCGAGGTTCTCGGCAGCGGCAACTTCGGGTCCTCTTACAAGGCCATTCTGCTGGAAGGCCCGGCCGTGGTCGTGAAGAGGTTCAAAGAGATGAACGGagtcggaagagaagacttccacGAGCACATGAGGAGGCTGGGAAGGCTGTCTCACCCCAACCTTCTTCCCCTCGTGGCTTACTACTACCGCAAGGAGGAGAAACTGCTGGTCACCGACTACGTCTTCAATGGGAGCTTGGCTCACATGCTTCACG GCGGCCATGGGTCGAACCTTCCGCCGCTGGACTGGCCTGCGCGGCTCAAAATAATCAAAGGCGTCGCCAGAGGCCTCGCCTACCTGTACGAGGAGCTGCCGATGCTGACGGTGCCCCACGGCCACCTCAAGTCCTCCAACGTCCTCCTCGACTCCGCCTTCGAGCCCATCCTGTCGGACTACGCCCTCGTGCCGGTGATGAACAGGACCCACGCCTCGCAGATCATGGTGGCCTTCAAGTCCCCCGAGTGCGTGCAGAGCGGGAAGCCGTGCAAGAAGAGCGACGTGTGGAGCTTCGGGATACTGATGCTGGAGATACTGACGGGCAAGTTCCCGGCGAACTACCTGCGGCAGGGGAGGGTGGGCACGGATCTGGCCAGCTGGGTGAACTCGGTGGTGAGGGAGGAGTGGACGGGCGAGGTGTTCGACAGCAACATGAAGGGGACGCAGGGAGGGGAAGGGGAGATGCTGAAGCTGCTCCACATAGCCCTAGCCTGCTCCGACACGGACGCCGACAAGCGATGCGAGCTGGGGGAGGCGCTGGCCAAGATCGAAGACTTGAAGGAGTACGACGACGGCCACTCCCTGGTCGTGGGCTGA
- the LOC135598509 gene encoding bZIP transcription factor RISBZ4-like isoform X2 has product MKKSPSELALEAFFRADGGDVDELSSPPPPSLEDLLHPGSLGFGFVDRDGVFCHLAGGGGQLLTGGSHAWSHNLTPKNSNISATIESQSSMCAETPTSSHKPTAKVSQTLGGTSGSEQSDEESLETEGGQYEQSTDVIDNKRIRRMASNRESARRSRKRKQAHLADLELQVDQLRGENESLFKQLTDASDEFTEAVTNHRILKSNVEALRIKVKMAEDLVTGGALACGLDHLLQTNIGSPQFLNPQQPSRASPDFLSAIQVQADDPGYVGTPCAGQFQNTGMGNNDAENADILPGLNQTSPLQSITNMDNHRIRIPREVAGCGADIWPCKTNRD; this is encoded by the exons ATGAAGAAGAGCCCGTCGGAGTTGGCACTGGAGGCGTTTTTCCGGGCGGACGGCGGCGACGTCGACGAGCTGAGCTCGCCGCCTCCGCCGTCGCTGGAGGATCTCCTCCACCCCGGGTCTCTGGGCTTCGGATTCGTCGATCGG GACGGCGTTTTCTGTCATTTGGCTGGTGGCGGAGGGCAGTTGCTCACCGGGGGAAGCCATGCATGGTCTCACAACCTGACGCCCAAGAACTCCAATATCTCTGCAACCATCGAGTCTCAGTCATCCATGTGTG CTGAGACACCAACTTCATCTCATAAGCCTACAGCAAAAGTTAGTCAAACTCTTGGAGGAACAAGTGGGTCTGAGCAATCAGATGAGGAGTCCTTAGAGACAGAGGGTGGGCAATACGAACAAAGCACAGATGTCATAGACAACAAGCGGATACGAAG GATGGCGTCGAATCGGGAATCTGCTAGGCGATCAAGAAAGAGAAAGCAAGCCCACTTAGCTGATCTCGAGTTGCAG GTGGATCAGCTCCGAGGAGAAAATGAGTCCCTATTCAAGCAACTAACCGATGCCAGTGATGAATTCACTGAAGCAGTCACAAATCATCGCATTCTCAAGTCAAATGTGGAAGCGTTGAGAATCAAG GTGAAGATGGCAGAAGACTTGGTCACCGGAGGTGCTTTGGCTTGCGGTCTCGACCATCTCCTCCAGACCAACATTGGATCACCCCAGTTCCTGAATCCTCAGCAACCATCCCGGGCATCCCCAGATTTCCTCTCGGCCATCCAAGTCCAAGCAGATGATCCTGGTTACGTTGGCACTCCATGTGCTGGACAATTCCAGAATACAGGGATGGGAAATAATGATGCAGAGAATGCAGACATCTTGCCTGGACTGAACCAGACTTCGCCATTGCAGAGCATTACAAACATGGATAACCATCGCATTAGGATTCCAAGGGAAGTAGCAGGCTGTGGAGCTGACATCTGGCCATGCAAAACCAACAGAGACTGA
- the LOC135598509 gene encoding bZIP transcription factor RISBZ4-like isoform X1, translated as MKKSPSELALEAFFRADGGDVDELSSPPPPSLEDLLHPGSLGFGFVDRQDGVFCHLAGGGGQLLTGGSHAWSHNLTPKNSNISATIESQSSMCAETPTSSHKPTAKVSQTLGGTSGSEQSDEESLETEGGQYEQSTDVIDNKRIRRMASNRESARRSRKRKQAHLADLELQVDQLRGENESLFKQLTDASDEFTEAVTNHRILKSNVEALRIKVKMAEDLVTGGALACGLDHLLQTNIGSPQFLNPQQPSRASPDFLSAIQVQADDPGYVGTPCAGQFQNTGMGNNDAENADILPGLNQTSPLQSITNMDNHRIRIPREVAGCGADIWPCKTNRD; from the exons ATGAAGAAGAGCCCGTCGGAGTTGGCACTGGAGGCGTTTTTCCGGGCGGACGGCGGCGACGTCGACGAGCTGAGCTCGCCGCCTCCGCCGTCGCTGGAGGATCTCCTCCACCCCGGGTCTCTGGGCTTCGGATTCGTCGATCGG CAGGACGGCGTTTTCTGTCATTTGGCTGGTGGCGGAGGGCAGTTGCTCACCGGGGGAAGCCATGCATGGTCTCACAACCTGACGCCCAAGAACTCCAATATCTCTGCAACCATCGAGTCTCAGTCATCCATGTGTG CTGAGACACCAACTTCATCTCATAAGCCTACAGCAAAAGTTAGTCAAACTCTTGGAGGAACAAGTGGGTCTGAGCAATCAGATGAGGAGTCCTTAGAGACAGAGGGTGGGCAATACGAACAAAGCACAGATGTCATAGACAACAAGCGGATACGAAG GATGGCGTCGAATCGGGAATCTGCTAGGCGATCAAGAAAGAGAAAGCAAGCCCACTTAGCTGATCTCGAGTTGCAG GTGGATCAGCTCCGAGGAGAAAATGAGTCCCTATTCAAGCAACTAACCGATGCCAGTGATGAATTCACTGAAGCAGTCACAAATCATCGCATTCTCAAGTCAAATGTGGAAGCGTTGAGAATCAAG GTGAAGATGGCAGAAGACTTGGTCACCGGAGGTGCTTTGGCTTGCGGTCTCGACCATCTCCTCCAGACCAACATTGGATCACCCCAGTTCCTGAATCCTCAGCAACCATCCCGGGCATCCCCAGATTTCCTCTCGGCCATCCAAGTCCAAGCAGATGATCCTGGTTACGTTGGCACTCCATGTGCTGGACAATTCCAGAATACAGGGATGGGAAATAATGATGCAGAGAATGCAGACATCTTGCCTGGACTGAACCAGACTTCGCCATTGCAGAGCATTACAAACATGGATAACCATCGCATTAGGATTCCAAGGGAAGTAGCAGGCTGTGGAGCTGACATCTGGCCATGCAAAACCAACAGAGACTGA